The window GGCCCATTTATAGCCTGCGTTTTCGACGGCATGTGTTCGTTCGTCGTGCATGACGGTTGGTTGTTCGTTCATGGTTTGTCTCCTTCGATAAAGAAGAGTTCGTCGACAGGCTTGTCGAGTTGTTTGGCGAGTTGAAAGGCCAACAAAGCCGAAGGGCAATACAACCCGGTTTCGATGGCGCTGATGGTCTGGCGGGTCACATAAACCATTGCGGCAAGCTTTTCCTGAGACAGGTTGTGCTCCGCCCGCGCGACTTTTAAACGATTGCCGAGTTTTATCTGTGTCATATTGGGCTCTCATCCCTTCAAATCATAATGTAACCCATACTTGTCTTTATGTCAAGCAAACTTGTCGTTGTGTATGGTTTTCTTGGCGATAAAAGTATGAGACACCAGAGAAGTGGGGTATAAAAGCCTCGTAGGGTGGGTTCTTAACCCACCGGGAATTGTTTGAAAGGGTGGGTCAAAAATGACCTACCCTGCAAGACTGAAGCGAGCAGAGTTGCACCTATACCAATGCCATGAATTCCATTTTTTTGAAGGGGTTTTATCAAAACACCTTCTTCGTCTCGTCGTTACCGCCACCATTCGCGGGTGGGGTTGAGTACGATGTCGAGCCAGTTGGCTTTGATGAGGCAAATCACGGTGATGGTCGTCAGTGCGATCCAGGCGGTGCGGCGGATGTTCCAGCCTCGGCGTTCAGCGATGCGTTGCGCCGCCAGCCACCACAAACTCGTACACACAAAAAACAAACTCGGCCAGATGATCGAAAAATTGCGCGTCCAAAAGGTCGCCTGTTTTGACATCAGCGCCAAAAACGCCAAGCATGAAATGAGCGTCCAGCCAATGACGACGATGCGCGTTTTTTGCTCGTCATCTTTTAAATATCCAGAAGCCGCTAAGTAGACCGCTGCAAGGACGGACAACAAAACGCCTGTCCAGGCAATCTGGTCGGCGACGCAGCGCACCACGATGTAGCCCATTTGCAGGCCCGGCTCGAAGGTGTTGTAGTCGCCATGTCCGACCTGCATGTGCCAGATGGAATGCACCAGGTCGCGGGCGAAGGTTTTAAAATCAACCATCCAATAGGGCGTAGTCAGGGTAAACGCCCAGAGTAACAAAGCAAAACTGACCACCGCGCCGACGCAGAACCATTCGACGCGCGCCGATTCGCCCTCGGTCTTGCGAAGCGCGTACCAGCCGTAGCCCCAGGCGATCAGCAGTACTACGCCTGCGTTATATTTGAACCCGACCGCCAGGCCGCACAAAAAACCCAGCGCCGCCATTTGCCCCAGCCATGAAATGACCTTGCGCGGCGGCGACTGTGTCGCAAACCAGGCGACGGCGGCGATGACCAAGAGAAAAAAGAAGCCGCAGGGCGTGTTGACCGCTGCGTAGGTCGATTCTAAGCGGCTTGCGGATGAGAACGCCATGAAGAACGACGCCGCCAGCGCGGGCGCCAGCAAATTGAGCC of the Candidatus Hinthialibacter antarcticus genome contains:
- a CDS encoding helix-turn-helix transcriptional regulator, whose translation is MTQIKLGNRLKVARAEHNLSQEKLAAMVYVTRQTISAIETGLYCPSALLAFQLAKQLDKPVDELFFIEGDKP